Proteins from a single region of Nocardiopsis dassonvillei subsp. dassonvillei DSM 43111:
- a CDS encoding DUF2087 domain-containing protein — protein sequence MVEGPLTESERREVLRACMADGRITAIPVRRAARLVLLDQVARAFEPGVRYSEAEVNAVLSGFSANVAVLRRGLVDEGFMERDRTRYWRCGGTVEV from the coding sequence GTGGTGGAGGGTCCGCTGACGGAGAGCGAGCGCCGGGAGGTGCTGCGCGCCTGCATGGCCGACGGGCGGATCACCGCGATCCCGGTCCGACGCGCCGCCCGGCTGGTCCTGCTCGACCAGGTGGCCCGGGCCTTCGAACCGGGGGTGCGCTACAGCGAGGCCGAGGTCAACGCGGTCCTGAGCGGGTTCAGCGCCAACGTGGCGGTGCTGCGCCGCGGCCTGGTCGACGAGGGGTTCATGGAGCGCGACCGCACCCGGTACTGGCGCTGCGGCGGGACCGTGGAGGTCTGA
- a CDS encoding TetR/AcrR family transcriptional regulator, whose translation MDTANRQGRAEGTSARERLLDAAYAEVVSGGWSERRMADIAAVARVSRQTLYNVFGSKEGLLQAVVVREVNALLDRVVRLLEEEGENPPHAVSRATRLVLLSARDNPLLRAVVTGDHGLLPVLTTRSEPLLGVLGERITALLGERYPELADSAAEVAADVALRLTVSYSLQPIDPDEAARRVETVVHGMLMVGR comes from the coding sequence ATGGACACCGCGAACCGACAGGGACGCGCCGAGGGCACCTCGGCGCGGGAGCGGTTGCTGGACGCCGCCTACGCCGAGGTCGTCTCGGGCGGCTGGTCCGAACGGCGTATGGCGGACATCGCGGCGGTCGCCCGGGTGTCGCGCCAGACCCTGTACAACGTGTTCGGCAGCAAGGAGGGCCTGCTCCAGGCCGTCGTGGTACGCGAGGTCAACGCGCTGCTGGACCGGGTGGTGCGCCTCCTGGAGGAGGAGGGCGAGAACCCGCCGCACGCGGTGAGCCGGGCCACGCGCCTGGTGCTGCTGTCCGCCCGCGACAACCCGCTGCTGCGCGCGGTGGTGACCGGGGACCACGGGCTCCTGCCGGTGCTCACCACGCGCTCCGAGCCCCTGCTGGGCGTCCTGGGCGAGCGCATCACCGCCCTGCTGGGGGAGCGCTACCCGGAGCTGGCCGACTCCGCCGCCGAGGTCGCGGCCGACGTCGCCCTGCGCCTGACGGTGTCCTACTCACTGCAGCCCATCGACCCCGACGAGGCCGCGCGCAGGGTCGAGACGGTCGTGCACGGGATGCTGATGGTCGGCCGCTGA
- the hisN gene encoding histidinol-phosphatase, producing MVSFDDDLRLAHVLADAADDIALKRFRALDLVVDTKPDFTHVTEADRMVEETLRGVLSRARPRDAVVGEEYGKTGNSNRVWVIDPIDGTANYVRGVPVWATLIALLEGDRPVVGVVSAPALYRRWWASRGGGAWQGRSLSKASRCHVSKVSELSESSLSFSSLTGWEQQGRLDSFLGLTRSVWRTRAYGDFWSHVMVAEGVVDISAEPELSLWDAAPLPVILEEAGGRATNLRGEGFEDGGPLVCTNGEIHDQVLTWLNGGPTPLRRV from the coding sequence ATGGTGTCCTTTGACGATGACCTCCGGCTGGCCCACGTGCTCGCCGACGCTGCCGACGACATCGCGCTCAAGCGCTTCCGGGCGCTCGACCTCGTCGTCGACACCAAACCCGACTTCACCCACGTCACCGAGGCCGACCGGATGGTGGAGGAGACGCTGCGCGGCGTGCTCTCCCGCGCCCGGCCCCGCGACGCCGTGGTGGGCGAGGAGTACGGCAAGACGGGCAACAGCAACCGGGTGTGGGTCATCGACCCCATCGACGGCACCGCGAACTACGTCCGCGGCGTCCCGGTGTGGGCGACCCTGATCGCCCTGCTGGAGGGGGACCGCCCCGTGGTGGGCGTGGTCTCGGCCCCGGCGCTGTACCGCCGCTGGTGGGCCTCCCGGGGTGGCGGCGCCTGGCAGGGCCGCAGCCTGTCCAAGGCCTCGCGCTGCCACGTGTCCAAGGTGTCGGAGCTGTCGGAGTCCTCGCTGAGCTTCTCCTCGCTGACCGGCTGGGAGCAGCAGGGCCGCCTCGACTCCTTCCTCGGCCTGACCCGCTCGGTCTGGCGCACCCGCGCCTACGGCGACTTCTGGTCGCACGTGATGGTCGCCGAGGGCGTCGTGGACATCTCCGCCGAGCCCGAGCTGTCGCTGTGGGACGCCGCGCCGCTGCCCGTCATCCTGGAGGAGGCGGGCGGACGGGCCACCAACCTGCGCGGCGAGGGCTTCGAGGACGGCGGCCCCCTGGTGTGCACCAACGGGGAGATCCACGACCAGGTGCTGACCTGGCTCAACGGCGGCCCCACCCCGCTGCGCCGCGTCTGA
- a CDS encoding ABC transporter permease yields the protein MLRSLTAGIVLAFAGSRANVARTILSCAGIVVGVGALILVVSASDFGQRFATAYSEANAGRPATLEVTVHGRVTDRAAFEQDLVRAGGQDISIYHRPSQVPSIRSGGSVLPDVEFLGVDPTLGDIRRMNLAEGRWFTEADTESLAPVMVVNEELANALGDLTRVQVGTDQWTDVRVIGVLEGSALDMGWYSAYLLRAPASEELLFGTSTGAQEQEESADPFLMGDMTTYQVRIDPSDPAARDPWGEVFSERLASVSWRWGVEDQEAVMAYRTDYAEEIGQVITYMSWGLTGIAAVTLTTGLLGVLNVGLVTVRERRRELATYRALGASRFTLFVAVVMESVVVSLVAGLIALAACWALLAAVGAVLGGVVSLPADVPLVIPASGVLVGLGSAALVGMLAGIIPAMRALRASVVAGLRE from the coding sequence ATGCTGCGTTCCCTCACAGCCGGGATCGTGCTGGCCTTCGCCGGTTCACGGGCCAACGTGGCCCGGACCATCCTGTCCTGCGCGGGCATCGTCGTCGGTGTCGGCGCGCTGATCCTCGTGGTCAGCGCCAGTGACTTCGGCCAGCGCTTCGCCACCGCCTACAGCGAGGCCAACGCGGGCCGCCCGGCGACCCTGGAGGTCACCGTGCACGGCCGGGTCACCGACCGCGCCGCCTTCGAGCAGGACCTGGTCCGGGCGGGCGGCCAGGACATCTCGATCTACCACAGGCCCTCCCAGGTCCCCTCGATCCGCTCCGGCGGCTCCGTCCTGCCCGACGTGGAGTTCCTCGGCGTGGACCCCACCCTGGGCGACATCCGGCGGATGAACCTGGCCGAGGGCCGCTGGTTCACCGAGGCCGACACCGAGTCACTGGCCCCGGTCATGGTCGTCAACGAGGAACTCGCGAACGCGCTGGGCGACCTCACCCGCGTCCAGGTCGGCACCGACCAGTGGACGGACGTGCGCGTCATCGGCGTCCTGGAGGGCTCCGCGCTGGACATGGGCTGGTACAGCGCCTACCTGCTGCGCGCCCCCGCCTCCGAGGAACTGCTCTTCGGGACCTCCACCGGCGCCCAGGAGCAGGAGGAGTCGGCCGACCCGTTCCTCATGGGCGACATGACCACCTACCAGGTGAGGATCGACCCCAGCGACCCCGCGGCGCGGGACCCGTGGGGCGAGGTCTTCTCCGAGCGGCTGGCGTCGGTGTCCTGGCGCTGGGGCGTGGAGGACCAGGAGGCCGTCATGGCCTACCGCACGGACTACGCCGAGGAGATCGGCCAGGTCATCACCTACATGTCCTGGGGTCTGACCGGCATCGCCGCCGTCACCCTCACCACCGGCCTGCTGGGCGTGCTCAACGTGGGACTGGTCACCGTGCGCGAACGCCGCCGCGAACTGGCCACCTACCGCGCCCTGGGCGCGAGCCGGTTCACCCTGTTCGTGGCCGTGGTCATGGAGTCGGTCGTGGTGTCCCTGGTGGCCGGGCTCATCGCGCTGGCCGCATGCTGGGCCCTGCTGGCCGCTGTCGGCGCGGTGCTGGGCGGCGTCGTGTCGCTGCCCGCCGACGTCCCCCTCGTCATCCCCGCGTCCGGAGTACTCGTCGGCCTGGGCAGCGCCGCCCTCGTCGGGATGCTGGCCGGGATCATCCCCGCGATGCGGGCGCTGCGCGCGTCCGTGGTCGCCGGACTCCGGGAATAG
- a CDS encoding HlyD family efflux transporter periplasmic adaptor subunit translates to MKKWIIIGAVLVLVGGLTGAGYLLVSRLGGPGAGEDAGMQEAALDVGGAPVEVVLGEVSSVLVLDAVVRAEPGEAVEARNGGTVSHLWVGEGAEVDRGAPVVNVRVPAEGAPVTGEDGQAPDAPTTEEVTLYAPAAGTVSGLEDVMVGDVLEPGAVVATVAPEEFRAVASIPPNDLYRFYEDPEDILLQIDQGPPAAACEFLSLGTAEGGAPVPGDGGREGTEDAGGGGGGAELACRVPADLEVFEGVQGQLSVSTGAATNAIIVPVTAVRGTAGSGEVVVVGEDGTEETREVVLGVSDGSSVEVTEGLSIGETVLDPIPLDPRFDVPGAHDPEDAFVEEGEG, encoded by the coding sequence GTGAAGAAGTGGATCATCATCGGCGCGGTCCTGGTCCTCGTGGGAGGACTGACCGGCGCCGGCTACCTCCTGGTGTCCCGTCTGGGCGGCCCGGGCGCCGGAGAGGACGCCGGCATGCAGGAGGCCGCCCTGGACGTGGGCGGGGCCCCGGTCGAGGTGGTGCTGGGAGAGGTCAGCTCCGTGCTGGTGCTGGACGCCGTCGTCCGGGCCGAGCCCGGCGAGGCGGTCGAGGCCCGCAACGGGGGTACGGTCTCCCACCTGTGGGTGGGCGAGGGCGCCGAGGTCGACCGGGGCGCCCCGGTGGTCAACGTGAGGGTGCCCGCCGAGGGCGCGCCCGTCACCGGGGAGGACGGCCAGGCCCCCGACGCCCCCACCACCGAGGAGGTCACCCTGTACGCGCCCGCCGCCGGAACGGTGTCGGGGCTGGAGGACGTCATGGTCGGCGACGTGCTGGAGCCCGGCGCGGTGGTGGCCACGGTCGCCCCCGAGGAGTTCCGGGCCGTCGCGTCGATCCCGCCCAACGACCTCTACCGGTTCTACGAGGACCCCGAGGACATCCTGCTCCAGATCGACCAGGGGCCGCCCGCCGCCGCGTGCGAGTTCCTGTCCCTGGGCACGGCCGAGGGCGGCGCCCCCGTCCCCGGGGACGGGGGCCGCGAGGGCACCGAGGACGCCGGCGGGGGCGGCGGCGGGGCCGAGCTGGCCTGCCGCGTGCCCGCCGACCTGGAGGTCTTCGAGGGCGTCCAGGGACAGCTGTCGGTCAGCACCGGCGCGGCCACGAACGCGATCATCGTCCCCGTGACCGCGGTGCGCGGCACCGCCGGGTCGGGCGAGGTCGTGGTGGTGGGCGAGGACGGCACCGAGGAGACCCGCGAGGTGGTGCTGGGCGTCTCCGACGGGTCCTCCGTGGAGGTCACCGAGGGACTGAGCATCGGCGAGACGGTCCTGGACCCGATCCCGCTCGACCCCCGGTTCGACGTGCCCGGCGCGCACGACCCCGAGGACGCGTTCGTCGAGGAGGGTGAGGGCTAG
- a CDS encoding ABC transporter ATP-binding protein: MSVDAPAPEAAPRHARPAPLLDVAGMTRHFTVSGARIDVLRDCTFRVGRGEVVAIVGQSGSGKSTLLNVLGLLDRPSGGTYTFDGVDTTRLGEGPRSRLRGEGIGFVFQQFHLLERRTALANVGVPMVLGGVPLLRRRARARELLEAVGLGHRLHSQPHQLSGGEQQRVALARALSREPALILADEPTGALDAASSTMIMDQLLEQARIRDAAVVVVTHDPKVAERADRVVELVEGRTR, encoded by the coding sequence ATGTCCGTCGACGCACCGGCCCCCGAGGCCGCGCCGCGCCACGCCCGCCCGGCGCCCCTGCTGGACGTGGCGGGGATGACCCGGCACTTCACGGTGTCGGGGGCCCGGATCGACGTGCTGCGCGACTGCACGTTCCGGGTGGGGCGGGGCGAGGTGGTGGCGATCGTCGGCCAGTCCGGCTCGGGCAAGTCCACCCTGCTCAACGTGCTGGGCCTGCTCGACCGGCCCAGCGGCGGCACGTACACGTTCGACGGCGTGGACACCACCCGCCTGGGCGAGGGCCCGAGGTCGCGCCTGCGCGGCGAGGGGATCGGCTTCGTGTTCCAGCAGTTCCACCTGCTGGAGCGGCGGACCGCCCTGGCCAACGTCGGCGTGCCGATGGTGCTCGGCGGCGTGCCGCTGCTGCGCCGCCGGGCGCGGGCCCGCGAACTGCTGGAGGCCGTGGGGCTGGGGCACCGGCTGCACTCGCAGCCGCACCAGCTCTCCGGCGGTGAGCAGCAGCGTGTGGCCCTGGCGCGGGCGCTGAGCCGGGAGCCCGCCCTGATCCTCGCCGACGAGCCCACGGGCGCACTGGACGCCGCCAGCAGCACCATGATCATGGACCAGTTGCTGGAGCAGGCCCGGATCCGCGACGCGGCGGTGGTCGTGGTGACCCACGACCCCAAGGTGGCCGAGCGGGCCGACCGGGTGGTCGAACTCGTGGAGGGCCGTACCCGCTGA
- a CDS encoding UPF0182 family membrane protein: MVVIIAGLMLAANFWTDFKWFESVGYTSVFLTELWTRVLLFAVAGLVMAVIVGASIFFAYRSRPGIRPMSLEQQGLDRYRQSIDPHRKLFFWIAVGALALLAGAAASGDWRSYLQFVNSTDFGVNDPEFGMDVAFFAFTYPFLRILLGYLYAAVILAFIAAVIVHYLYGGVRLQNDSGQRATPSARVHLSVLLGLFVLLRGGSYWLDRYGLVFSERGYTFGASYTDVNAVKTALLILTVISVICAVLFFANIYFKNIMVPMASLGLLVLSAVLVGVAYPEIVQRFQVAPNEQRLESPYIERNIEYTRQAYGIDDAEVQAYDATTELSAQDLVEESQDTTVRLVDPSVVSQTFQQMQQVRGFYQFPEVLEVDRYPDSEGNLIDTIVAVRELDGPPADQDNWLNRHLIYTHGYGMVAAAGTQIDAEGRPVFTEYNIPPRGELSDVVGEYEPRIYYGREGAEYAIVQAEEEYDYPLDAEEETGDVPTPEDAVEPEVSPSPDEARAPSDADQEASEQTAEEAPAEGGGEGAGGGGEGSDSQAYNRYDGDGGVQLASFFDRILYAIKYQEPNILLNSAITNDSRIIYERDPVERVEKVAPYLTTDSRPYPAVVDGRVVWIVDAYTTSDGYPYANRIDFTQAVTDTFTDGSAQQVGALPGNEVNYIRNSVKATVDAYDGTVTLYAWDEADPVLQTWMDAFPGTVVGRDQMSEELVDHLRYPDDLFKVQRQIMREYHVTDAAAYYGGQDFWSVPSDPTSETDAPEPPYRQTIQYPGEESTFSLTSTFVPRGRENLAAFMAVDSDPRSEEYGQLKLLELPRSTVILGPGQVQNAFDADADVREVLLPLEQSNAEVTRGNLLTLPFAGGLLYVEPLYVQAGGGGAASFPLLQQVMVGFGDEVAIGNSLPDALSNLFDGEGAAPEEGVEQTPEEESEAGGGGGGGGGGNEDLTESLNEAVEAWEEAQQSNEEANDRLREALEDIQQQLDEN; this comes from the coding sequence GTGGTCGTCATCATCGCGGGGCTGATGCTCGCCGCGAACTTCTGGACCGACTTCAAGTGGTTCGAATCCGTCGGCTACACCTCGGTCTTCCTGACCGAACTGTGGACCCGCGTGCTGCTGTTCGCCGTCGCCGGACTGGTGATGGCCGTCATCGTCGGCGCCAGCATCTTCTTCGCCTACCGCTCCCGGCCCGGCATCCGACCGATGAGCCTGGAGCAGCAGGGCCTGGACCGCTACCGGCAGTCCATCGACCCGCACCGCAAACTGTTCTTCTGGATCGCCGTGGGCGCCCTCGCGCTGCTGGCCGGAGCCGCGGCCAGCGGTGACTGGCGGTCCTACCTCCAGTTCGTGAACAGCACCGACTTCGGGGTGAACGACCCCGAGTTCGGCATGGACGTGGCCTTCTTCGCGTTCACCTACCCGTTCCTGCGCATCCTGCTCGGCTACCTGTACGCGGCGGTCATCCTGGCGTTCATCGCCGCGGTGATCGTGCACTACCTGTACGGCGGGGTCCGCCTCCAGAACGACTCCGGCCAGCGCGCCACCCCCTCGGCCCGCGTGCACCTGTCGGTGCTGCTGGGCCTGTTCGTGCTGCTGCGCGGCGGTTCCTACTGGCTGGACCGCTACGGCCTGGTCTTCTCCGAGCGCGGCTACACCTTCGGCGCCTCGTACACCGACGTGAACGCCGTCAAGACCGCGCTGCTCATCCTCACGGTCATCTCGGTCATCTGCGCCGTGCTGTTCTTCGCCAACATCTACTTCAAGAACATCATGGTGCCCATGGCCAGCCTCGGACTGCTGGTGCTGTCCGCGGTGCTGGTCGGCGTGGCCTACCCCGAGATCGTCCAGCGCTTCCAGGTCGCGCCCAACGAGCAGCGCCTGGAGAGCCCCTACATCGAGCGCAACATCGAGTACACGCGCCAGGCCTACGGCATCGACGACGCCGAGGTGCAGGCCTACGACGCCACCACCGAGCTCAGCGCCCAGGACCTGGTGGAGGAGTCCCAGGACACCACCGTGCGCCTGGTCGACCCCTCCGTCGTCTCGCAGACCTTCCAGCAGATGCAGCAGGTCCGCGGCTTCTACCAGTTCCCCGAGGTGCTGGAGGTCGACCGCTACCCGGACTCCGAGGGCAACCTGATCGACACGATCGTGGCCGTCCGAGAGCTGGACGGGCCGCCCGCCGACCAGGACAACTGGCTCAACCGGCACCTGATCTACACCCACGGCTACGGCATGGTCGCCGCCGCGGGCACCCAGATCGACGCCGAGGGGCGCCCGGTCTTCACCGAGTACAACATCCCTCCGCGCGGTGAGCTGAGCGACGTCGTCGGCGAGTACGAGCCGCGCATCTACTACGGCCGCGAGGGCGCCGAGTACGCGATCGTGCAGGCCGAGGAGGAGTACGACTACCCCCTCGACGCCGAGGAGGAGACCGGCGACGTCCCGACCCCGGAGGACGCGGTCGAGCCGGAGGTCTCCCCGAGCCCGGACGAGGCCCGCGCCCCGTCCGACGCGGACCAGGAGGCCTCGGAGCAGACCGCAGAGGAGGCGCCCGCCGAGGGCGGCGGCGAGGGCGCCGGAGGCGGTGGGGAGGGCAGCGACTCGCAGGCCTACAACCGCTACGACGGCGACGGCGGCGTCCAGCTGGCCAGCTTCTTCGACCGGATCCTGTACGCGATCAAGTACCAGGAACCCAACATCCTGCTCAACAGCGCCATCACCAACGACTCGCGCATCATCTACGAGCGCGACCCGGTGGAGCGCGTGGAGAAGGTGGCCCCGTACCTGACCACGGACAGCCGACCCTACCCGGCGGTCGTCGACGGCCGGGTCGTGTGGATCGTGGACGCCTACACCACGTCCGACGGCTACCCGTACGCCAACCGGATCGACTTCACCCAGGCGGTGACCGACACCTTCACCGACGGCTCGGCCCAGCAGGTGGGCGCGCTGCCGGGCAACGAGGTCAACTACATCCGCAACTCGGTGAAGGCCACCGTCGACGCCTACGACGGCACCGTCACCCTGTACGCGTGGGACGAGGCGGACCCGGTCCTCCAGACCTGGATGGACGCCTTCCCCGGGACCGTCGTCGGCAGGGACCAGATGAGCGAGGAGCTCGTCGACCACCTGCGCTACCCGGACGACCTGTTCAAGGTGCAGCGCCAGATCATGCGCGAGTATCACGTGACGGACGCCGCGGCCTACTACGGCGGTCAGGACTTCTGGTCGGTCCCCAGCGACCCGACCAGCGAGACCGATGCCCCCGAGCCGCCCTACCGGCAGACCATCCAGTACCCGGGTGAGGAGTCCACCTTCTCGCTGACCAGCACGTTCGTGCCGCGCGGCCGTGAGAACCTGGCGGCCTTCATGGCGGTGGACAGCGATCCGCGCTCCGAGGAGTACGGCCAGCTCAAGCTGCTGGAGCTGCCGCGGAGCACGGTGATCCTCGGCCCGGGGCAGGTGCAGAACGCCTTCGACGCCGACGCCGACGTCCGCGAGGTGCTGCTGCCGCTGGAGCAGTCCAACGCGGAGGTGACGCGGGGCAACCTGCTCACGCTGCCCTTCGCCGGGGGCCTGCTCTACGTCGAGCCGCTGTACGTGCAGGCGGGCGGCGGCGGAGCCGCCTCCTTCCCGCTGCTCCAGCAGGTCATGGTCGGCTTCGGTGACGAGGTGGCCATCGGCAACAGCCTGCCGGACGCGCTCAGCAACCTCTTCGACGGAGAGGGCGCGGCCCCCGAGGAGGGCGTCGAGCAGACTCCCGAGGAGGAGTCCGAGGCCGGTGGCGGCGGCGGAGGCGGTGGTGGGGGCAACGAGGACCTCACCGAGTCCCTCAACGAGGCCGTCGAGGCCTGGGAAGAGGCCCAGCAGTCCAACGAGGAGGCCAACGACCGCCTGCGCGAGGCGCTGGAGGACATCCAGCAGCAGCTGGACGAGAACTGA
- a CDS encoding PPA1309 family protein, with the protein MSNIREAVMDLERHAAEQGWDRPLGLYALVPTAELLRAEPALAGLLGIDSPADPDELTPVEQEQLPADVPLEEALGRILWPEGVAGCALVMERLVVKGTDETLAPDEQPGSSGRETEEIRMVAGVLRDGSRHCAMRMRSHDSESEVLNGADLIPALTSALALTLDLDEESGQD; encoded by the coding sequence GTGTCGAACATTCGCGAAGCCGTCATGGACCTCGAACGCCACGCCGCCGAGCAGGGCTGGGACCGGCCGCTGGGCCTGTACGCCCTGGTGCCGACCGCGGAGCTGCTGCGGGCGGAGCCCGCGCTGGCCGGTCTGCTGGGCATCGACTCCCCAGCCGACCCCGACGAGCTGACCCCCGTCGAGCAGGAGCAGCTGCCCGCCGACGTCCCGCTGGAGGAGGCGCTGGGCCGCATCCTGTGGCCGGAGGGCGTGGCCGGGTGCGCGCTGGTGATGGAGCGCCTGGTGGTCAAGGGCACGGACGAGACCCTGGCCCCGGACGAGCAGCCGGGCTCCTCCGGCCGCGAGACCGAGGAGATCCGCATGGTCGCCGGTGTGCTGCGCGACGGCTCGCGGCACTGCGCGATGCGCATGCGCAGCCACGACAGCGAGTCGGAGGTGCTCAACGGGGCGGATCTCATCCCGGCGCTGACCTCCGCGCTGGCGCTGACCCTGGACCTGGACGAGGAGTCCGGACAGGACTGA
- a CDS encoding YlbL family protein has protein sequence MTLVVALVLLVGLGIGSLHLPVPYLVAAPGLTVNTVGETDRGQVIEIEGAESYEHDGTLSMVTVQYAGGPGHRLDFLTVVTAWLSPTQAVLPEELLFPAGRTPEEVTERQTVQMNDSQTDATAAALTQLGMEYEAVPVVSGTLEGMPAHGVVEAGDTVVAVDGEPVPTQGGDPDVPAGSAAVVEMVGDREPGDPVGLTLERDGETVEVEVASEEGDSGGAAIGVLIADETDFPVDVEITIGDIGGPSAGMMFALGIMDRLSEEGLTGGAAVAGSGTITADGRVGGISGIPQKMVSAQRDGAEYFLVAADSCSQVAQSAAYGELEVVRVETLDDAVAALETIRTGEGELPRCE, from the coding sequence ATGACCCTCGTTGTCGCGCTCGTCCTCCTCGTCGGGCTCGGGATCGGCAGCCTCCACCTGCCCGTGCCCTACCTGGTCGCCGCGCCGGGCCTGACCGTCAACACGGTCGGGGAGACCGACCGCGGGCAGGTCATCGAGATCGAGGGCGCCGAGAGCTACGAGCACGACGGCACCCTGTCCATGGTGACCGTGCAGTACGCGGGCGGGCCCGGGCACCGGCTCGACTTCCTCACCGTCGTCACCGCCTGGCTCTCGCCCACCCAGGCGGTCCTGCCCGAGGAGCTGCTCTTCCCAGCCGGGCGCACGCCCGAGGAGGTCACCGAGCGCCAGACGGTGCAGATGAACGACTCGCAGACCGACGCCACCGCCGCCGCGCTCACCCAGCTCGGCATGGAGTACGAGGCGGTCCCCGTGGTCAGCGGCACCCTGGAGGGCATGCCCGCGCACGGCGTGGTGGAGGCGGGCGACACGGTCGTGGCCGTGGACGGCGAGCCGGTGCCCACCCAGGGCGGCGACCCCGACGTCCCCGCCGGCAGCGCCGCGGTCGTGGAGATGGTCGGCGACCGCGAGCCCGGCGACCCGGTGGGACTCACCCTGGAGCGCGACGGCGAGACCGTCGAGGTGGAGGTCGCCAGCGAGGAGGGCGACTCCGGCGGCGCCGCGATCGGCGTGCTCATCGCCGACGAGACCGACTTCCCCGTGGACGTGGAGATCACGATCGGCGACATCGGCGGGCCCAGCGCGGGCATGATGTTCGCGCTCGGGATCATGGACCGGCTCAGCGAGGAGGGCCTCACCGGCGGCGCGGCCGTCGCCGGGTCGGGCACCATCACCGCCGACGGTCGGGTGGGCGGGATCAGCGGCATCCCGCAGAAGATGGTCAGCGCCCAGCGCGACGGCGCCGAGTACTTCCTCGTGGCCGCCGACAGCTGCTCCCAGGTCGCCCAGTCGGCCGCCTACGGCGAACTGGAGGTGGTCCGGGTGGAGACCCTCGACGACGCGGTCGCGGCCCTGGAGACCATCCGCACCGGCGAGGGCGAGCTGCCGCGCTGCGAGTAG
- a CDS encoding molybdenum cofactor biosynthesis protein MoaE: MEEITLASVRDTPLSVDEVLAAVSDPRAGGTAVFVGTVRDHDHGRDVARLAYSAHPTVEAQLRVVMEKVLSDTSVPGRPVVRMAATHRVGQLEIGDIAVVVAAAAAHRQEAFEACRRLIDDLKAQVPIWKQQDFEDGRSEWVGAP, translated from the coding sequence GTGGAAGAGATCACTCTCGCGTCAGTACGCGACACCCCCCTGTCGGTGGACGAGGTCCTCGCCGCGGTCTCCGACCCGCGCGCGGGCGGCACCGCGGTCTTCGTCGGCACCGTCCGCGACCACGACCACGGCCGTGACGTCGCGCGCCTGGCCTACTCCGCCCACCCGACGGTGGAGGCCCAGCTGCGCGTCGTCATGGAGAAGGTCCTCAGCGACACCTCCGTCCCGGGCCGCCCCGTGGTGCGGATGGCCGCGACGCACCGGGTCGGCCAGCTGGAGATCGGCGACATCGCGGTGGTCGTGGCCGCCGCCGCCGCGCACCGGCAGGAGGCCTTCGAGGCCTGCCGCCGCCTCATCGACGACCTCAAGGCCCAGGTGCCCATCTGGAAGCAGCAGGACTTCGAGGACGGCCGCAGCGAGTGGGTGGGCGCCCCCTGA